One Gloeothece verrucosa PCC 7822 DNA window includes the following coding sequences:
- the holA gene encoding DNA polymerase III subunit delta, whose translation MPIYLFWGEDDFAITQEVERLRQDVLDPSWIQFNYDKLAGDAAENVIEGLNQAMTPVFGSGGRLVWLVETTIFGQCSEGLLSELQRTLPHIPEESHLLFTSSKKPDKRLKSTKLVEEYAKVQEFALIPPWKTEEIVQRVQSVAHSKGVKLTAAAVDLLAESVGNNTRQLWSELDKLSVYGQGKPINENVVASLVNVNTQNSLQLATAIREGDAAKALSLVADLISRNEPALRIVATLVGQFRTWAMVKLKIEAGEKDEKAIATAAEVGNPKRIYFLRKEVQAFKGSQLLATLPLLFELELSLKRGADPLAALQTKVVELCRLFSKG comes from the coding sequence ATGCCTATTTATCTATTTTGGGGTGAAGATGATTTTGCTATCACTCAAGAGGTTGAACGCTTACGTCAAGATGTTCTTGACCCCAGTTGGATACAATTTAATTATGATAAGCTGGCCGGTGATGCGGCTGAAAATGTGATCGAAGGGTTAAATCAAGCCATGACTCCGGTGTTTGGGAGCGGGGGAAGGTTAGTCTGGTTGGTGGAAACAACGATTTTTGGGCAGTGTTCAGAGGGGTTATTATCGGAGTTACAGCGAACTTTGCCGCATATTCCGGAAGAGTCTCATCTTCTATTTACCTCCAGCAAGAAACCTGATAAACGCCTCAAGTCGACTAAGTTGGTAGAAGAATATGCTAAAGTTCAAGAGTTTGCTTTGATACCCCCTTGGAAAACTGAGGAAATTGTTCAAAGGGTTCAATCTGTTGCTCACAGTAAGGGGGTGAAATTAACGGCGGCGGCGGTGGATTTGTTGGCGGAGTCGGTGGGTAATAATACCAGGCAGTTGTGGAGTGAGTTAGATAAGTTATCGGTTTATGGACAGGGTAAACCCATCAATGAAAATGTGGTGGCGAGTTTGGTGAATGTTAATACTCAAAATAGTTTACAACTGGCGACGGCTATTCGTGAGGGAGACGCGGCTAAGGCGCTCTCTTTGGTGGCAGATTTAATTAGCCGCAATGAACCAGCTTTGAGAATTGTAGCAACTTTGGTGGGACAGTTTCGCACTTGGGCAATGGTTAAGTTGAAAATTGAGGCGGGGGAGAAGGATGAAAAGGCGATCGCAACGGCGGCGGAAGTAGGCAACCCGAAACGGATCTATTTTTTACGCAAGGAGGTGCAAGCTTTTAAGGGGAGTCAGTTGTTGGCGACTTTGCCTCTGTTGTTTGAGTTGGAGTTAAGTCTTAAACGGGGGGCTGATCCGTTGGCGGCTTTGCAAACTAAGGTGGTTGAGTTGTGTAGGCTTTTTTCGAAGGGTTGA